One Thermofilum pendens Hrk 5 DNA segment encodes these proteins:
- a CDS encoding adenylate kinase, whose translation MKLVFIGPPGVGKGTYAKAVSETFGIPHISTGDIFREEVKKGTELGKRVKEYLDRGLLVPDDLVIEVVRHRLLQEDCRRGYILDGFPRTIVQAEALERFSPPDWALLFHAEDSVILERLSGRRICARCGAIYHVKYMPPKIPGICDKCGGPLVQRRDDTPEVISERLKVYREQFTPIIAYYEGRGKLVRIEANEQADVVVPRVIAALKKLYNLS comes from the coding sequence ATGAAGCTGGTATTCATAGGTCCACCGGGGGTGGGGAAGGGTACCTACGCTAAAGCAGTCTCGGAGACGTTCGGCATACCTCACATATCCACGGGAGACATCTTCAGAGAGGAAGTAAAGAAAGGGACGGAGCTGGGGAAAAGGGTGAAAGAGTACCTAGACAGAGGGCTTCTCGTACCCGACGACCTCGTAATAGAGGTTGTACGGCACAGACTCCTCCAGGAGGACTGCAGGAGGGGGTACATCCTGGACGGCTTCCCGAGAACAATCGTCCAGGCAGAAGCTCTAGAGAGGTTTTCGCCGCCCGACTGGGCATTGCTTTTCCACGCCGAGGACAGCGTAATCCTCGAAAGGCTCAGCGGGAGGAGAATCTGCGCGCGGTGCGGGGCGATATACCACGTTAAGTACATGCCTCCGAAGATCCCGGGGATATGCGACAAGTGCGGGGGTCCGCTGGTGCAACGCCGCGACGACACACCGGAGGTCATATCCGAGCGCCTAAAGGTGTACCGAGAGCAGTTCACGCCCATAATCGCATACTACGAGGGTAGAGGGAAGCTTGTAAGGATAGAGGCTAACGAGCAGGCAGACGTGGTGGTGCCGCGCGTTATCGCCGCGTTGAAGAAGCTCTATAACCTTTCTTAG
- a CDS encoding DUF58 domain-containing protein: MTVKAVATIAGSAATLLVAVLAQRWFVALFSVPLLLPLFASLLYVHPSEKHIVAERVVPRSNFVAGDTVRVEISVRNVSNRSVVLEVREKLGEGLRLVGGDTVMLSVLKPHQEKRFTYYVTADRRGHYDLGPLEVYSLDPFLFTRVKVKEYGAERLTFFPKIRRIDYIPMPAARTTLLPGEAMSNAPGEGFEFMEVGEARGSGLRRINWKATAKTGRPMVNVYLGERSAECLIVLDVPSSRLLGRALTEVLVDKMVEYTGSLAYYLTRRGNRVSLLVVGHYRDWVKPGFGKRHFLRILHSLADVKSLETKTLVDYSEVFSRVAPFLAKSRSLVFIVSTFTEKAAFEILGEAERSGYVVRLVAINPFNSVAEHCEKDKLEPLKLLSDAWEYGLPRVLSRGSPRTKLLSGGG, encoded by the coding sequence TTGACAGTTAAGGCTGTTGCCACCATTGCGGGTAGCGCGGCGACCCTCCTGGTAGCAGTCCTAGCACAGAGGTGGTTCGTGGCCCTCTTTTCCGTGCCACTCCTGCTACCTCTGTTTGCCTCGCTTCTCTACGTTCACCCCTCGGAAAAGCACATTGTAGCAGAGAGAGTTGTGCCCAGGTCGAACTTTGTAGCGGGAGACACTGTGCGCGTAGAGATTTCGGTCCGGAACGTCTCGAACCGGAGCGTGGTGCTCGAAGTACGGGAAAAGCTGGGCGAAGGGCTCCGCCTAGTGGGCGGTGACACGGTAATGCTGAGCGTCTTGAAGCCTCACCAGGAAAAGAGGTTTACGTACTACGTGACGGCGGATAGAAGGGGCCACTACGACCTAGGACCCCTGGAAGTCTACTCCCTCGACCCCTTCCTGTTTACGCGTGTAAAAGTGAAGGAGTATGGGGCGGAAAGGCTGACGTTTTTCCCGAAGATACGTAGGATCGACTACATACCTATGCCCGCCGCTCGTACAACGCTTCTCCCGGGAGAGGCTATGTCGAATGCTCCGGGTGAAGGTTTCGAGTTTATGGAAGTGGGCGAGGCGCGGGGTAGCGGGCTCAGGAGGATCAACTGGAAGGCTACCGCCAAGACAGGTAGGCCTATGGTTAACGTTTACCTGGGGGAGAGGTCCGCTGAGTGCCTCATCGTGCTCGACGTTCCCTCGAGTAGGTTGCTGGGCCGGGCACTCACAGAGGTGCTCGTTGACAAGATGGTCGAGTACACGGGAAGCCTTGCCTACTACTTGACCCGCAGGGGTAACAGGGTGTCGCTACTGGTGGTAGGACACTATAGGGACTGGGTAAAGCCGGGGTTCGGTAAAAGGCACTTTTTGAGGATTCTCCACTCCCTAGCCGACGTCAAAAGTCTGGAGACAAAAACCCTGGTGGATTACTCCGAGGTGTTTAGCCGCGTTGCTCCGTTCCTGGCGAAGAGCAGGTCGCTCGTCTTCATAGTGTCAACGTTTACCGAGAAAGCCGCATTCGAGATCCTCGGGGAAGCCGAGAGGAGCGGCTACGTCGTGCGACTAGTAGCGATCAACCCTTTCAACTCCGTAGCCGAGCACTGCGAAAAGGATAAGCTCGAGCCGTTGAAATTGCTGAGCGATGCCTGGGAGTACGGTCTTCCGAGGGTTTTGAGCAGAGGATCTCCGAGAACTAAGCTTTTAAGCGGTGGGGGATGA
- a CDS encoding AAA family ATPase, whose translation MDETIKATFERVFSEVEKAVVGKRRVVERLLVALLSGGHVLIEDFPGMAKTLLASSFAKALDLEFKRVQFTPDLLPSDITGSHVYDMHSSTFRFRRGPIFTNILLADEINRAPPKTQSALLEAMQERQVTVDGVTFALEEPFMVIATLNPIEFEGTYPLPEAQMDRFMLKVRMGYPSKEEEILILRRRLQRGTDKPSIEKVLSKSDVLSMIRKVEEVYVDDAVLSYIAEICRATRSVRDVEVGVSPRGTEALMKASRALAFIRGRDFVLPDDVKEVAVEVLAHRIVLRTESLVRGVSPEDIVRRVLDEVEVPRSVGASR comes from the coding sequence ATGGACGAGACTATCAAAGCTACGTTTGAGAGAGTTTTCTCCGAGGTTGAGAAAGCCGTTGTAGGCAAGAGGAGAGTCGTGGAAAGATTGCTCGTGGCCCTCCTTTCCGGGGGGCACGTGCTGATAGAGGATTTTCCCGGGATGGCTAAGACTCTGCTTGCATCCTCCTTTGCGAAGGCCCTCGACCTAGAGTTTAAGAGAGTGCAGTTCACGCCGGACCTCTTGCCGTCCGACATAACGGGTAGCCATGTCTACGACATGCACAGCTCGACGTTCAGGTTTCGGCGCGGTCCAATATTTACCAATATCCTGCTGGCAGACGAGATTAATAGGGCTCCCCCGAAGACTCAGAGCGCCCTTCTAGAGGCTATGCAGGAGAGGCAAGTGACCGTTGACGGAGTAACGTTTGCACTCGAAGAACCCTTCATGGTCATCGCGACGCTCAACCCCATAGAGTTCGAGGGTACGTACCCTTTACCCGAAGCCCAGATGGACAGGTTTATGCTAAAGGTGAGGATGGGGTACCCGAGCAAGGAGGAGGAAATCCTGATACTGAGGAGGCGCCTCCAGAGGGGCACCGATAAGCCATCCATAGAGAAGGTGCTCTCGAAGAGCGACGTGCTAAGCATGATAAGGAAGGTCGAAGAGGTTTACGTGGACGACGCCGTTCTCTCCTACATAGCCGAGATCTGCAGGGCTACCAGGAGCGTCAGGGACGTCGAGGTGGGCGTGAGCCCGCGGGGCACCGAGGCCTTGATGAAAGCTAGCCGTGCGTTAGCGTTTATCAGGGGGAGAGACTTCGTTCTACCCGATGACGTCAAGGAGGTTGCAGTCGAAGTGCTCGCCCACAGGATCGTCTTGAGGACGGAGTCGCTTGTGCGAGGAGTGTCTCCGGAGGATATCGTGAGGCGCGTTTTAGACGAGGTAGAAGTGCCGAGGAGCGTCGGTGCGTCGCGTTGA